A stretch of Pomacea canaliculata isolate SZHN2017 linkage group LG6, ASM307304v1, whole genome shotgun sequence DNA encodes these proteins:
- the LOC112566110 gene encoding uncharacterized protein LOC112566110 has protein sequence MESQEDVRSGVPDPMTYWRQRLDEWYPDRYSQVYVLPPVHFRKVPYSLTTVCDQPALLVQPQGQEQIQLPSAEVPSAPISSSNDSIADATTTPGSSRMWSELPEVQSQLKKVQASDIVDDECQQRVLYCLQQFGKQQSEAMFLLSQLNFSDYLNEPSYAATAKQMPQLRYPRPITLGRQYKKGEFDILLIHRHYGILVGEVKSVGHDPAYRSDDHVSKKAEQAVQQMVRSASVLKHLVKDLTTVCEIPVRTTLILPFIQRSQLHQVLQSYPKLGKVRATKLDLSKSLGLSVPDDSRAVSLCLCADELQDSSPGTWEPSRLERWWRARMEQTAGENISDSTYDDILARQA, from the exons ATGGAGAGTCAAGAGGATGTAAGATCCGGTGTACCTGACCCGATGACGTATTGGCGCCAGAGACTAGACGAATGGTACCCTGACCGTTATTCTCAGGTGTATGTTCTGCCACCTGTGCACTTCCGCAAAGTTCCATACTCGTTAACGACTGTGTGCGATCAGCCAGCTCTCCTTGTGCAACCTCAGGGTCAGGAACAAATCCAGTTACCCTCTGCAGAGGTTCCTTCAGCGCCGATTTCTTCGTCAAACGACTCCATCGCCGACGCCACTACCACGCCAGGGTCGAGCCGCATGTGGTCCGAGCTTCCGGAAGTGCAGTCTCAGCTCAAGAAAGTCCAGGCATCCGACATCGTGGACGACGAATGTCAGCAGCGTGTTCTGTACTGCCTGCAGCAATTTGGGAAGCAGCAAAGTGAAGCCATGTTCCTCCTCTCGCAGCTCAACTTCTCGGACTACCTCAACGAACCGTCCTACGCGGCGACGGCGAAGCAGATGCCTCAGCTGCGCTACCCGCGGCCCATCACCCTGGGTAGACAGTATAAGAAAGGTGAGTTCGACATCCTACTCATTCACCGCCACTACGGGATACTGGTGGGAGAGGTTAAGTCCGTCGGTCATGACCCAGCGTACAGGTCAGACGACCACGTGAGTAAGAAGGCTGAGCAGGCAGTCCAACAGATGGTGAGGTCTGCGAGTGTCCTTAAGCACCTGGTGAAGGATCTGACTACAGTGTGTGAGATACCTGTCCGCACAACGCTCATTCTGCCTTTTATCCAAAGGAGTCAGCTGCACCAGGTGTTACAAAGTTACCCCAAGCTGGGGAAGGTACGTGCAACCAAACTA GACCTTTCTAAGAGTCTAGGTCTCAGTGTGCCTGACGACTCTCGTGCAGTTAGTCTCTGTCTTTGCGCAGATGAGTTACAGGACAGTAGCCCGGGCACCTGGGAACCATCTAGACTGGAGAGGTGGTGGAGAGCCAGAATGGAGCAGACTGCTGGAGAGAATATAAGTGATTCAACGTACGATGACATCCTGGCCAGGCAAGCTTGA
- the LOC112566336 gene encoding uncharacterized protein LOC112566336: protein MSLTIKASEEQAVGKPHLHNFQFFEDEGQVELAVETMVAAAEKQRVNILVDEYENGEHDLSKRWHRFVSEVCNHIGNVRLWIASSKGTNLPPELHKETLTVPLRSAPSVVAEVDKGVRALANIPDYTSAGIPAPLDGPQVIRLHHQGPDHLEANIVECEQCGRNIATELKQLKVGAGQANASPVQKRPAPLRYCDVFILVHSYDLLGTSSEDSSGKVNGLVRGLRDAGIPVRVVRDRSRGVEGWDCDVRDTSVARTDMVTVSDWGDVVGMERKVVVWLPGRIPGDDDKLSDEHLDRIGRLWAMSRCIVQLILVDIPTNSE, encoded by the exons ATGTCGCTCACCATCAAGGCCAGTGAGGAGCAGGCTGTGGGGAAGCCCCATCTCCACAACTTTCAATTCTTTGAAGACGAGGGCCAGGTAGAGTTGGCTGTGGAGACGATGGTGGCGGCAGCTGAGAAACAACGAGTCAACATCCTCGTGGACGAATATGAGAACGGCGAACA CGACCTGTCCAAGCGGTGGCACAGGTTTGTGTCGGAAGTCTGCAATCACATCGGAAACGTTCGTCTGTGGATCGCCTCGTCCAAGGGCACCAATCTTCCACCGGAACTTCACAAAGAAACACTAACAGTGCCGCTCAGGTCGGCCCCAAGCGTGGTCGCGGAGGTGGACAAGGGAGTTCGTGCGCTCGCGAACATTCCCGACTACACCTCCGCGGGCATCCCGGCTCCACTCGACGGCCCGCAAGTCATTCGACTACATCACCAAGGCCCTGACCACCTAGAAGCTAATATTGTGGAATGTGAGCAGTGTGGGAGGAACATAGCAACAGAGCTGAAACAGCTGAAAGTTGGAGCAGGACAAG ctAACGCGAGTCCTGTTCAAAAGAGACCGGCGCCATTACGGTATTGCGACGTCTTCATCCTTGTCCACAGCTACGATCTGCTCGGCACGTCTTCCGAAGATTCGAGTGGGAAGGTTAACGGCCTTGTTCGGGGCTTGAGGGATGCTGGGATACCTGTCCGAGTGGTTCGAGATAGGAGTCGTGGGGTGGAAGGGTGGGACTGTGATGTAAGAGACACATCTGTGGCCCGGACGGACATGGTCACCGTGTCGGACTGGGGAGACGTGGTGGGCATGGAGAGAAAGGTCGTCGTGTGGTTGCCGGGGAGAATCCCTGGTGACGACGACAAGCTCAGCGACGAGCATCTGGACAGGATCGGGAGATTATGGGCAATGTCTCGCTGTATAGTGCAACTAATTCTAGTAGATATACCTACTAACAGTGAATGA
- the LOC112566899 gene encoding ras-related and estrogen-regulated growth inhibitor-like protein: MRMSSLRLAILGDGKVGKSAVTVRFLTKRFIGEYCSSIDLLYRSTIRQDDTITDVEVLDTCTKNSNGSLDESRISWADAFVIVYSICNRRSFYTARALIDSINKSRASAYVPVLLLGNMTDLEHRREVGVEEGHEVALEYGCQYYEVSAAESALSVSIAFQAFLREARIVQQQRTTLFKRRRSSLGSVSKKLGAMFGKSSSSKDSSGDADKKKQTTDSAEKKS; encoded by the exons CTGTCACAGTGAGGTTCCTGACCAAGCGGTTTATTGGAGAATATTGTTCCAGTATAG ATCTTCTGTACCGATCCACAATCCGACAAGATGATACCATCACTGACGTGGAAGTGTTGGACACTTGTACAAAG aaCTCAAACGGCAGTTTGGACGAGAGCCGCATCAGCTGGGCAGACGCCTTTGTCATCGTCTACAGCATCTGCAACCGCCGATCTTTCTACACGGCACGAGCGCTGATCGACAGCATCAACAAGTCGCGGGCCTCCGCCTACGTCCCCGTGCTGTTGCTAGGCAACATGACCGATCTTGAGCATCGACGCGAGGTGGGCGTGGAGGAGGGTCACGAGGTGGCGCTGGAGTATGGCTGTCAGTACTACGAGGTGTCCGCCGCCGAGAGCGCCCTCAGTGTCAGCATAGCCTTCCAGGCCTTCCTGCGGGAGGCTCGCATCGTCCAGCAGCAAAGGACAACCTTGTTCAAGCGTCGGAGGAGCTCTCTGGGGTCCGTCAGCAAGAAGCTGGGCGCCATGTTCggcaaaagcagcagcagcaaggaCTCCAGCGGCGATGCggacaaaaagaaacagacgACAGACTCGGCGGAGAAGAAGTCGTAG